The stretch of DNA ATAGCCGCTACATTAGCTTTTGCTGCTATTCAAAACAACGATAAAGTAGGTTTATTACTCTTCAGCAATGAAATTGAACTCTATATCCCTCCTAAAAAAGGACGATCACATGTTTTACGAATCATTCGAGAACTTATCGAATTCAAGCCAAGTGAAACACAAACAGACTTAGTAAAAGCTTTTCAATTTTTAGGAGGTATTTTAAAACGCCATGCTATCCTTTTTACACTTTCTGATTTCACCGATTTGAATTACAAAAAAGCTTTGGATGTTGTAGCAAGAAAACATGATGTGACGGGAATTCGAATTTATGACAAAAAAGAACAAAGCATCCCAAATATTGGATTGGTTTATATGCAAGATATGGAAACAGGAAAGATTAAAGCAGTCAATACCTCTTCCAAAAAAGTACGTTTAGAATATGCTAAATATTATCAAAAGCGTTATCATTATTTTGTAAATAGTTTTACCAAAGCAGGTGCTGGTACTTTAAATTTACAATCGGACGAAGATTATGTAAAAAAATTAATGGGTTATTTTAAACGTCACGCTTAAATGAGATCAGTTGTTTTATATATAGCACTCTTTGTTTCTTCTTGGCTTACGAGTCAAATAGAACCTACGATCCATTCTGACGAACAAAAAGTGGCAGAACCTTTCACCATTACTTACGAGGTTTCTAACAATTCTTCTTGGACATTACCAACCCTAAAAAAACGGGATATTATTCAAAAAAACTTAGAAATTGTTAATGTAAAATTAGATACTCTTTCAGAAAAGATTCAACTTAATTTACAATTGATTGCTTTTGATTCGGGTATTTATACTATTCCTTCTTATCGATTTAAAAAAGGTTCTCAAGAAATTCGTTCTTTTGAAAAAGATATACATGTTTCGAGAGTTAAAGTGAATACACTTCAGAAACCTATCTATGATATCAAACCCATCAAGGAAATTTCTTTAACATTTAATGACTACTTCAATAAATATCGTTGGATTTTAATTGGAATTTTAATCGCTCTTATTATTGCAATTCTAAGTTTTCTCATCTATTGGTTTATTAAAAGTAAACCTTTTGCAAAAAAAGAAGAACCTGAAATTCCACCAGGAGAGGAAGCTTTATCTGCTTTATCCAATCTAAAAGAACAACAAATTTGGAAAGAAGATGCTAAAGTTCATTATTCAAAACTCACCGATGTTTTAAGACATTATTTTGAAAGAAAACTACACTTTGATGCACCTGAATCTACTTCAGATGAAATTTTAAGTGAAATACAACCTCAACTCGAAGAAATAGAATATAAAAAGCTACGCAACTTACTCTACGAAGCTGATTTAGTTAAATTTGCAAAATCTTCTCCAGAAGAGTCTAAACATTTACTTTATTTAGATGATTCTGTACAATTAGTTCAATCATTAGAGGAAAAAATTGTTGAAGAGACTGAAGAAGAGGAAGAAGAAGCTTTAGCTCCCATTGAAATCAAAAAAACCTATTTTGAGTTCTTAGGGAATCTTCAAAAAGAAATACCAAAAGGAGATTTTGCTCTCTGGTGGAAAATAGATTCCGAGGATCATTTTACAAATTCTATTTCTCAAAAAGTCTGGGATTCATTCTATCAAAATGAATTAGCTTTTTACCCTTATATTTTAGGTGTTATCTTGTACGAAAAGGGATTAAATAATGAAAGAAAAGCAGTACTATTCCCAGAATCAGAACAACAATTCGTTTTAGAAAATGAGACAGTTGGTACTTTTGTTATTTCTATTTCAAAAGAAAAAGGGTTCACCATTTTAATGAATACTCAGACGACATCCAACGAACAACGTAATGCATTTTTAATAGAATTTATAACAAATACTCGAGAATTTATAACAAATGAAATAACACCTCCCAAACAAAAAGAATATAAAAGTAAGTCTTATGGTGATCAAGCTAAAGATTGGTATCTTTTTATAAGGGGAATGGTTATTAAGTCAGAGAAAAAAGGAAAAGAAATAAATAGAATTGCAGGAAAGAAATTAGAATAATTATAAAAGAAAAAAGAGTAAAAATTTTATAGTGAAAAATTAAAAGTGAAAAGCTAAAAATAGTTGAAACGTACTAATATCTAACCTACCAATAATCTGTAAAGAATAGTGAAATTATTAGAAAACATAGAATTTGAATCACCTTGGATGCTCCTATTACTAGGAATACTTCCACTATTGATCTTTTGGTTCTTTTTTAATCGAAAAGAAGGTGCTATACTTCGTATGCCTTCTATCGAACCTGTATCTAATTCTTTTAATTTAATTGAAAAACTACGTCCTCTTCTTTATATTTTACGCTTATTAGCCATTACTTCGTTAATTATTGCTCTAGCACGTCCAAGAGCTGTAAACGAAGTAAGAAAAGTGAATTCAAATAAAGGGGTTGATATTATCATGGCAGTAGATGTTTCGGGAAGTATGGAAGATACTGATCTTTCACCCTCTCGTATTGGAGCATTAAAAAAAGTAGCAACTAAATTTGCTAATGAACGAAAATTAGATCGTATTGGATTGGTTGCTTATGCTGGAGAAGCTTTTACCAAAGTTCCTTTAACCACTGATCGTACTATATTAATTCAAGCCATTAAAGAACTTGATACTCGAGAATTATCAGGTGGTACAGCTATTGGAAATGGGTTAGGAACAGCCGTTAATCACTTAAAAGATAGTAAGGCAAAAAGTAAAATCATCATTCTATTAACAGATGGAGTAAATAATGATGGATTTGTTGACCCTATTATTGCCTCTGAAATTGCAGCTGATAATAATATTAAAGTCTACACCATTGGTATTGGGAGTAATCAAAGAAGTACCCTTTTCGGTTTAGGAGGCGGGTTAGATGAAAAACTTCTTAAACAAATTGCTAAAAATACTGGAGGATTCTATTTCAGAGCTACAAGTAGTACAAGTCTATCCACTATTTATGATGAAATTAACCAATTGGAAAAATCTGAAATAAAGGATATAAAATATTATACTTATCAAGAGTTTTTTAAAACCTTTTTATTGTATTCCTTTATTTTCATTGTGATTGAAATTATTTTAAGATTAACCTTTTATAGAAGTTTTATTTAGATGTTTGAATGGGATGAGATACAATATTTATGGTTAATTATACCGGTTATCATTTTACTAGCCGGATATTTCTTACTTTCTTTCTGGAAGAAACGTAAGCAAAAAGAATTTGCTGATTCACATCTATTTCAACACATCGTTCAAAATAAATCTCCTTTTAAATATTGGCTTAAATCCTTTTTAATTCTAACTTCTCTATGTTTTCTAATCATTGCTATTATAGGCCCTCAAAAAAGTGGTGAAGTTCAGCAAATGAAACGAGAAGGAATTGATATTGTATTTGCATTAGATGTATCGAGAAGTATGGATGCAGAAGACGTTTCTCCAAGTCGTCTAATTAAATCAAAAAAAATTATAAAAGAACTGATGGGTGAGTTAGCTGGAGATCGTATTGGATTGGTTGCCTATGCTGGAACCGCTCATAAAATGATGTCTTTAACAGAAGATTATACTTCTTTACAGATTTTGTTAAATGGTATTAATTCTAATATGTTAAGTATACAAGGAACTTCTTTAGCTAGTGCCATCAATCAATCGGTAGATTTATTTCAAAAAGATTCTCCTGGTGACCGGGCTATTGTTATCATCTCGGACGGAGAAGATCATGAGGAAGACATTGATGAAGCTATTGATCGTGCAAAAGATGCCAATATTAATATCATTACGGTTGGAATTGGAACCACAAGTGGAGGACCAATCCCTGTTTTTCAAGGTGGAAGAAAGATAGGTTACAAAAGACAACGCGGTGAAACTATTACAACCAAATTAAATGAATCGGCACTTAAAAATATTGCACAAGACGCCAACGGCACTTACATTCATTCTAATTCAAACAAAACCATTATACAGGATATTAAACAAGCTTTTTTACATTATAAAAGAGTTCAAAAAGGAAGTACGGATTACACGAATTATCGTTTGTATTATCAATATTTTGCATGTATCGCTTTAATTTTAATACTTATAGATAGTTTACTATTTAATAGAAAAACCCACTGGATTCAAAAACTAATCTCAAAAAAATGAGGTATTGTATTATTATCATATCATTTTTAATGTTTTATTCATGTAATGAAAATTATGTGGTAAAAGATCATATAATCAATGGAAATACAGATTATCGTAAACGTGATTTTGAAAATGCTATTACGGATTATAAGAAGGCTTTATTTTTAGATGGATCTGACACAATTGCTAATCATAACATAGGAAATGGGTTTTACAGAATTAAAGAATTTGAAGAAGCTATCCATTATTATAAAATGGTAGATTCTTTAGGAATTTATTCAAAAACCAAAGCTGAAGCAAAGCATAATGAAGGAAATGCTTATATCAAATCTCAAAAATTTGAGGATGCCTTGGAAGCTTACAAAGAAGCTTTAAGAAATAATCCTAATGACCAAGAAACACAATATAATTTAAATGTTGCTTTAGAAAAAATCAAACAAAAGGAAGAAAAAGAAAAACGTCAACAACAAAAAGAACAACAGCAGAAAAAACAACAACAAAACCAACAAAAACAGAACCAGCAACAAAAGCAAAAACAACAAGAAAAAAACAAACAATCTTCTGAAAATCAGAAGCAACAACAGCAGCAACAAAAAAATCAATCTCAAAATAAAAAAGAGGAACAAAAAGATAAAGAATCACAATCTAAACCTCAATCAGATCAGAAGAAAAAAGAAGAACAATCTAAAGATCAAACACCTTCTCAACCTCAAAATTCCACTCAAAAACAAGAACGAGGAGAAAAAACTGATTTAAGTATTTCTAAAGAACAAGTAGAAGCTATTTTACGTGCTCTTGAAAATGAGGAAAAAGCTATTCAAAGAAAAATGCTTAACAAAGATAAAAGAAAGCAAAACGCAACTAAAAAAATGGAAAAAGACTGGTAAAATGAAGCGTTTTATTCTACATATTATTATTTTCATTCTCATTTCTTTTAATTTTACACTAAAAGGACAAGTTTCTTTTGATGCTATTTTAGAACAAAAAGAAGTTTCCATCAATCAACTCTTCTCCATAACTTTTCAATTAAAACTCGATAATAGAACGTATGAAATAGATGATATTCATTACCCTGATTTTTCCAGTTTTGATTTAGTAGGAAACTCGAATTCTACACAATCTAATTTAAAAAGTTCAACTATTTCAAAAACATTCACCTTTAGGGCTTTAAAAAAAGGTACTTTCAAAATTGAAGAGGCAAGCATAACCGTTGATGGAAAAATTTACAAAACAAAAACTACTCAAATTAAAATAACAGGTAAATCCAACCAACCAAAAACATCTAAAAAACAAAACATTCCACAAAGAGGAGAGGTCTTAACCAATGAAACATCTAAAAACACCAAATTATTGGTTACAGCAAGTAATTTATCTCCTTACGCTGGTGAACAAGTCCTAATCAGTCTTCATATTTTATCAAAAGACTATAATGTATTGCATCGTATTCGTGAGTCAAAAGCCAATCGATTTAAAAATTTCACCGCTATTGATTACCCTGTAAAAAGAACAGCAATTCAAGAAGAAAATTACCAAGGTTCTTTATTCTACTCACAATTGATCACTCAAAAGATCATTGTGCCTCAACAAGTTGGTAAAATTTCTTTAGAACCTTTCCAATTGGAGTTTCCATTTTTAATTAAAACCAATCAACGGGACTTTTTTGGAAGACCTGTGAATCAATATATTTGGGTTAAATTAGATTCTAATGAATTAATTTTTAATGTTAAACCTCTACCTAGCACAGGGAAACCGTCTAATTTTAGTGGTGCAGTGGGTAATTTTAATCTCAATGTATTTTCAAATAAAAACAATATCAATGCTGGAGAATCTGTTGAATTTGATGTAGAAATATCAGGAAAAGGGGATTTTAAAATGGTTACGATCCCAAAATTATCTTTACCAGACGAATTAGAAGTTTATGAACCTAACACTCGTGAATCCATAACTTTAACCAAAGAAGGGCATAAAGGAAAAATTTCTAAAAATTATGTTGTAGTTCCTCAATACAAAGGAAATTATGAAATTCCTACTTTAGAATTTTCCTATTTTAATCCTACTACCGGAAAATACGAAACTAAAACTTCACAAAAAACTACTTTAAATGTTATTAATGGGCCAGAGAAACCCATTCAAGATCAAACTGATAGCATAACAAAAAAGCAGAGTGAAATTAATTCTTCACCTACAACAAACACCCAAGATGAATTATTTTTACGTCCTTTAAAACAAACGTTAACATCCTATAATCCTATTCTTTCTCCAATAACCATTTGGATGATTATTATTGGTTCAGTGCTCTTTGTACCTTTGTTGTTTGGATTCTTAGCCCTCCTAAAAAAACAAAAAAAGAATCATAAAACATCAAAACCAAAAGAATCTTCTAAAAAACACTTGGCG from Flavobacteriaceae bacterium UJ101 encodes:
- a CDS encoding uncharacterized protein (To M.avium MAV169.; KEGG: mtuh:I917_10510 MoxR-like ATPase; Acting on acid anhydrides; catalyzing transmembrane movement of substances); amino-acid sequence: MDAKEIIKKVRKIEIKTRKLSNHIFSGEYHSAFKGRGMTFSEVRPYQFGDDVRTIDWNKTAQFNEPYVKIFEEERELTLMLMVDISQSVFFGTRKQLKRETITEIAATLAFAAIQNNDKVGLLLFSNEIELYIPPKKGRSHVLRIIRELIEFKPSETQTDLVKAFQFLGGILKRHAILFTLSDFTDLNYKKALDVVARKHDVTGIRIYDKKEQSIPNIGLVYMQDMETGKIKAVNTSSKKVRLEYAKYYQKRYHYFVNSFTKAGAGTLNLQSDEDYVKKLMGYFKRHA
- a CDS encoding uncharacterized protein (Contains 1 VWFA domain.); translation: MKLLENIEFESPWMLLLLGILPLLIFWFFFNRKEGAILRMPSIEPVSNSFNLIEKLRPLLYILRLLAITSLIIALARPRAVNEVRKVNSNKGVDIIMAVDVSGSMEDTDLSPSRIGALKKVATKFANERKLDRIGLVAYAGEAFTKVPLTTDRTILIQAIKELDTRELSGGTAIGNGLGTAVNHLKDSKAKSKIIILLTDGVNNDGFVDPIIASEIAADNNIKVYTIGIGSNQRSTLFGLGGGLDEKLLKQIAKNTGGFYFRATSSTSLSTIYDEINQLEKSEIKDIKYYTYQEFFKTFLLYSFIFIVIEIILRLTFYRSFI
- a CDS encoding golgin subfamily A member 6-like protein 22 (Belongs to the GOLGA6 family.), producing the protein MRYCIIIISFLMFYSCNENYVVKDHIINGNTDYRKRDFENAITDYKKALFLDGSDTIANHNIGNGFYRIKEFEEAIHYYKMVDSLGIYSKTKAEAKHNEGNAYIKSQKFEDALEAYKEALRNNPNDQETQYNLNVALEKIKQKEEKEKRQQQKEQQQKKQQQNQQKQNQQQKQKQQEKNKQSSENQKQQQQQQKNQSQNKKEEQKDKESQSKPQSDQKKKEEQSKDQTPSQPQNSTQKQERGEKTDLSISKEQVEAILRALENEEKAIQRKMLNKDKRKQNATKKMEKDW